From the genome of Nasonia vitripennis strain AsymCx chromosome 1, Nvit_psr_1.1, whole genome shotgun sequence, one region includes:
- the LOC100119764 gene encoding peptidoglycan-recognition protein SC2-like: protein MEIPPLLRFFFVIGLLLGVVLTAPDEREPVVAGNDFSKKLETVRIISRSQWGAQPATDKPRHLKVQPAPLAIISHTGTQSCYNEAKCILSVRVIQTFHIEAKGWVDVGYNFLIGGDGNVYEGRGWDMAGAHTHNYNNRSIGIAFVGDFSYKSPIKEQIATAVKLLELGVKNGKLAKDYKLIGQRQVAHTQSPGDKLYNVIRTWEHWTNDP, encoded by the exons ATGGAAATCCCGCCGTTACTGCGCTTCTTCTTTGTCATTGGACTTTTGTTAGGTGTTGTTTTGACTGCGCCTGATGAGCGTGAGCCAGTAGTAG CCGGCAATGACTTCTCGAAGAAGCTCGAGACAGTCCGCATAATCAGCCGGTCTCAGTGGGGTGCCCAGCCGGCCACCGACAAACCGCGTCATCTGAAAGTCCAGCCAGCACCTCTGGCGATCATAAGCCACACCGGCACCCAGTCCTGCTACAACGAGGCCAAGTGCATACTCAGCGTCCGCGTCATTCAGACGTTCCACATCGAGGCCAAGGGCTGGGTCGACGTCGGCTACAATTTCCTCATTGGCGGTGATGGTAATGTCTACGAGGGCCGAGGCTGGGACATGGCCGGTGCTCACACCCACAACTACAACAACCGCAGCATCGGCATCGCCTTCGTTGGCGATTTCAGCTATAAGAGTCCGATCAAAGAGCAGATAGCTACCGCCGTCAAATTGCTCGAACTCGGGGTCAAGAACGGAAAGCTGGCCAAGGATTACAAGCTCATTGGCCAGAGACAGGTTGCGCATACCCAGAGTCCTGGGGACAAGCTTTACAACGTCATCAGGACCTGGGAGCACTGGACCAATGATCCGTGA
- the LOC100117452 gene encoding peptidoglycan-recognition protein S2-like protein precursor yields MALRHLLFVVTVFYFAFAIVTAEENKENNQPNIVPRSEWGAYKPRSPNNKLQTLPPNYVIISHTASTVCLTKDKCIKHVRNIQDLHVKQLGWNDIGYNFLVGGDGNVYEGRGWDAEGAHTKGYNAKSIGIAFIGEFTGKTPTQAQVDAAKQLLELGLAEKKLAANYKLLGQNQVKATQSPGTKVYEIIKTWDHWAESP; encoded by the exons ATGGCGCTTAGGCATTTACTGTTCGTAGTCACCGTTTTCTACTTTGCGTTTGCCATTGTAACAGCTGAGGAAAATAAAG AAAACAACCAACCAAATATTGTGCCACGTTCGGAATGGGGTGCCTACAAGCCCAGGAGTCCCAACAACAAGCTCCAGACCCTACCGCCTAACTACGTAATAATCAGTCACACTGCCTCTACGGTATGCTTAACCAAAGACAAGTGCATCAAACACGTCCGCAATATCCAAGATCTCCACGTAAAGCAACTCGGTTGGAACGACATAGGCTACAACTTCTTGGTAGGCGGTGACGGTAACGTCTACGAGGGTAGGGGCTGGGACGCCGAGGGAGCCCACACCAAGGGCTACAACGCCAAGAGCATCGGTATCGCCTTCATCGGGGAGTTCACAGGCAAGACGCCGACTCAGGCGCAGGTCGACGCTGCCAAGCAACTTCTGGAGTTGGGACTCGCCGAGAAAAAACTCGCGGCTAACTACAAGCTGTTGGGACAAAACCAGGTCAAGGCTACCCAGAGTCCTGGTACCAAGGTTTACGAGATCATCAAGACCTGGGACCACTGGGCGGAAAGTCCTTGA
- the LOC100678578 gene encoding MAP kinase kinase mkk-4 encodes MDVTMVNPNNYTALENKSEEEPHTFKSDVWSIGVMLYEVATGLEPNDIADDLEEKLADLPSPIKTICTRTLEFDPDKRPDCNEVLHYSELKDPLCKYFDSLETTDRDIVYEQISDIVVDINEIDD; translated from the exons ATGGACGTAACAATGGTAAATCCAAACAATTACACTGCACTGGAAAATAAGTCGGAGGAAGAACCTCACACATTCAAAAGTGACGTCTGGAGTATCGGAGTGATGTTATACGAGGTTGCGACGGGCCTCGAGCCTAATGATATCGCG GATGACTTGGAAGAAAAACTCGCAGATCTACCATCACCCATAAAAACCATCTGCACAAGGACGCTGGAATTCGATCCGGATAAAAGGCCGGACTGTAACGAAGTGCTGCACTATTCCGAATTGAAGGATCCGCTGTGCAAGTATTTCGATAGCCTGGAGACAACGGACAGGGATATCGTTTACGAGCAAATAAGCGATATCGTCGTTGATATTAACGAGATAGATGATTGA
- the LOC100119797 gene encoding peptidoglycan recognition protein — MFFTEKGAAAMPLWEKIVVLFVITISVTSLYAVIYTYLGHHQADNSTVSRIEWGAQPPMWTPTPLPTQPTPYVIISHTATDFCNTRAKCIRIVRVAQSIHIESNGWNDIAYNFLVGGDGNIYEGRGWDIQGAHTYFYNHKSIGISFIGTFTNAKPTAAQLYAAHKLLRHGLQTGKLTEDYKLLGHRQCSTTESPGEQLYKIIQTWKHWSPTP, encoded by the exons ATGTTTTTCACGGAGAAAG GTGCAGCTGCCATGCCTTTATGGGAAAAAATCGTAGTTCTGTTTGTTATCACCATCAGTGTCACCAGCCTCTACGCCGTGATTTACACATATTTGGGGCATCATCAGGCGGATAATTCCACGG TGTCAAGAATCGAGTGGGGAGCTCAACCGCCGATGTGGACACCTACACCTTTGCCTACCCAACCAACCCCCTACGTGATCATCAGCCACACAGCCACCGACTTCTGCAATACCAGAGCCAAATGCATCCGAATTGTTCGTGTTGCTCAATCCATACATATTGAATCCAACGGTTGGAACGACATAGCCTACAACTTTCTCGTCGGCGGCGATGGCAACATCTACGAGGGTCGCGGTTGGGACATTCAAGGAGCTCACACCTACTTTTACAATCACAAGAGCATTGGTATCTCTTTTATCGGGACCTTCACGAATGCAAAACCCACAGCTGCTCAACTTTATGCGGCTCATAAGCTTCTCCGTCACGGCTTGCAAACTGGAAAGTTGACCGAGGATTACAAATTGCTGGGGCACAGACAGTGCAGCACAACTGAGAGTCCTGGAGAGCAGCTGTACAAGATCATCCAAACTTGGAAACACTGGTCACCCACACCTTGA
- the LOC100119797 gene encoding peptidoglycan recognition protein isoform X1: METPGAAAMPLWEKIVVLFVITISVTSLYAVIYTYLGHHQADNSTVSRIEWGAQPPMWTPTPLPTQPTPYVIISHTATDFCNTRAKCIRIVRVAQSIHIESNGWNDIAYNFLVGGDGNIYEGRGWDIQGAHTYFYNHKSIGISFIGTFTNAKPTAAQLYAAHKLLRHGLQTGKLTEDYKLLGHRQCSTTESPGEQLYKIIQTWKHWSPTP, translated from the exons ATGGAAACACCAG GTGCAGCTGCCATGCCTTTATGGGAAAAAATCGTAGTTCTGTTTGTTATCACCATCAGTGTCACCAGCCTCTACGCCGTGATTTACACATATTTGGGGCATCATCAGGCGGATAATTCCACGG TGTCAAGAATCGAGTGGGGAGCTCAACCGCCGATGTGGACACCTACACCTTTGCCTACCCAACCAACCCCCTACGTGATCATCAGCCACACAGCCACCGACTTCTGCAATACCAGAGCCAAATGCATCCGAATTGTTCGTGTTGCTCAATCCATACATATTGAATCCAACGGTTGGAACGACATAGCCTACAACTTTCTCGTCGGCGGCGATGGCAACATCTACGAGGGTCGCGGTTGGGACATTCAAGGAGCTCACACCTACTTTTACAATCACAAGAGCATTGGTATCTCTTTTATCGGGACCTTCACGAATGCAAAACCCACAGCTGCTCAACTTTATGCGGCTCATAAGCTTCTCCGTCACGGCTTGCAAACTGGAAAGTTGACCGAGGATTACAAATTGCTGGGGCACAGACAGTGCAGCACAACTGAGAGTCCTGGAGAGCAGCTGTACAAGATCATCCAAACTTGGAAACACTGGTCACCCACACCTTGA
- the LOC100119736 gene encoding peptidoglycan-recognition protein S2-like protein isoform X1 yields MNMESFTSSRFFLVGLLVAVSIFAIGFNIVTAQQEKSESNKLKFVTRAEWGAQSPVKPPNALVVSPAPYVIISHTASNFCYKISQCVLNVRVMQTFHIESKGWDDIGYSFIVGGDGNIYEGRGWDVQGAHTFNYNDKSIGISFIGTFNQARPTDAQLEAVQKLIQYGVESGKLSSDYKLLGHRQCVKTDSPGEVLYNIIKTWDHWSQTP; encoded by the exons ATGAACATGGAATCTTTTACATCGTCGAGATTTTTTCTTGTTGGCCTGCTAGTTGCGGTTAGCATCTTTGCCATTGGCTTTAATATTGTAACAGCGCAGCAGGAAAAATCAG AATCGAACAAACTAAAGTTTGTTACTCGAGCTGAGTGGGGCGCCCAGTCACCTGTCAAACCACCCAACGCCCTGGTTGTTTCTCCAGCTCCGTACGTCATTATCAGCCACACGGCCTCGAATTTCTGCTACAAGATTTCACAGTGTGTCCTTAATGTCCGAGTCATGCAGACCTTCCACATAGAGTCCAAGGGTTGGGATGACATTGGCTACAGCTTCATAGTGGGCGGCGATGGCAACATTTATGAAGGTCGCGGTTGGGATGTCCAGGGTGCTCACACTTTCAATTACAACGACAAAAGCATCGGCATATCGTTTATTGGTACCTTTAACCAAGCTCGGCCGACTGACGCCCAGCTTGAAGCTGTCCAAAAACTGATTCAATACGGAGTGGAATCTGGCAAACTTAGCAGCGATTACAAACTGCTGGGTCACAGGCAATGCGTCAAAACTGACAGCCCTGGTGAGGTTCTCTACAATATCATCAAGACCTGGGATCACTGGTCTCAAACGCCTTGA